One Oceanispirochaeta sp. M1 genomic window carries:
- a CDS encoding MerR family transcriptional regulator, which yields MKEFYTVGEVSKLFNVSTETLRYYDRIQLIKPWKKGGNGYRYYSKAQFEMISTIIFLRTAGTSIEKLQSILNQDSPHMIQMELEHHRIEIRQKIEHLKSLETRVDSLFENIRDVSTDGLMEIKKMPTFWIISKEFEKDRDELEINEIVRINKATSDEWISFANIFSTIEMNDLLTRNYHRYKSYGFISEYPCETKSADLSIVESRLYACANARILRIDLEDIDRVYDNLIKFIDQEGFTIDGEAIERNVLDLFHGNNREFIHYFKIYIPVKRV from the coding sequence ATGAAAGAGTTTTACACGGTCGGAGAGGTTTCCAAGCTTTTTAATGTTTCGACGGAGACCCTGCGGTACTACGATAGAATCCAATTGATCAAACCCTGGAAAAAAGGGGGGAACGGCTATCGCTACTATTCCAAAGCCCAGTTTGAAATGATCTCTACAATAATATTTCTACGTACGGCAGGCACATCCATCGAAAAGCTCCAGAGTATTCTGAACCAGGATAGTCCCCATATGATTCAGATGGAGCTTGAGCATCACCGAATAGAGATTCGTCAAAAGATAGAGCATCTGAAATCTCTTGAAACAAGAGTGGATTCTCTTTTTGAGAATATCAGGGATGTCAGTACGGACGGTCTTATGGAAATAAAGAAAATGCCTACGTTCTGGATTATTTCCAAGGAATTTGAAAAAGACCGAGATGAGCTTGAGATCAATGAGATTGTCAGAATCAATAAGGCAACCAGCGATGAGTGGATCTCTTTTGCAAATATTTTTTCAACAATAGAAATGAATGATCTTCTGACCCGCAACTATCACAGATATAAGAGCTACGGCTTCATCTCAGAATATCCCTGTGAGACAAAATCAGCAGATCTTTCCATCGTGGAAAGCCGGCTCTACGCCTGTGCCAATGCCAGGATTCTTCGTATCGATCTGGAAGATATCGATAGGGTTTATGACAATTTGATTAAGTTTATAGACCAGGAGGGTTTTACCATAGACGGAGAGGCCATCGAGAGGAATGTTCTCGATCTGTTTCATGGCAATAACAGAGAGTTTATTCATTATTTTAAAATTTACATACCAGTAAAGAGAGTTTAA
- a CDS encoding ABC transporter substrate-binding protein produces the protein MKRNFFITVLILAVTLSVYCSGQKDSSGAVKPVIRYAYQWTGDFDEQMKIYADAVEDEFILELECTPGLDHKQKIQVEIAAGETPDIYQYWSYETNLRDMAENDIILNVNDYLAVTNKVSRDSFSAGAWSATEVDGQNYGFPVSSFKGFFLANKALFDSYGLDLPETWSDLEQIAGVFRENGIIPLSMGSIKGDPGHLFFSSLAFQAADGYADAQALAGTLNFDTNANHRAADAIADLIEWKIMPSDTITNGGWGPQTALYNSRKAAMIFSFPWKISDFNTEIVEESVLIPVPSIPGAENSSAGFTVGGISISNLINKKSFNDPAKQAAVVTLTDYLLSDKVYTDVALNGKGFPAKILELPEGQDTLFDMVQNFTSEQDIYGIHEFFFPTLVTFDGYKSACDELYAGAVTPDEFVEKIQKGLNRLQ, from the coding sequence ATGAAACGAAATTTTTTCATTACAGTATTGATCCTGGCTGTTACTCTATCGGTGTACTGCAGTGGTCAGAAAGATTCATCAGGAGCCGTAAAACCCGTCATTCGCTACGCCTATCAATGGACAGGTGATTTTGATGAGCAGATGAAAATCTATGCCGACGCGGTAGAGGATGAATTTATTCTCGAATTAGAATGTACCCCCGGACTCGACCACAAACAGAAAATCCAGGTAGAAATAGCAGCCGGAGAAACTCCTGATATCTATCAGTACTGGAGCTATGAGACAAATCTGAGAGATATGGCGGAAAATGACATCATCCTCAATGTAAATGACTACCTGGCCGTTACCAACAAGGTTTCCCGTGATAGTTTTAGCGCCGGTGCCTGGTCGGCCACTGAAGTGGATGGACAGAACTATGGATTTCCTGTTTCCAGTTTCAAAGGATTCTTTCTGGCGAATAAGGCACTCTTTGACAGCTATGGCCTGGATCTACCTGAAACATGGTCTGATCTGGAGCAGATTGCAGGTGTTTTTAGAGAAAACGGTATAATTCCTTTAAGTATGGGCAGTATCAAAGGAGATCCGGGTCACCTGTTCTTCAGCTCACTGGCCTTTCAGGCTGCAGATGGTTATGCAGATGCACAGGCTCTTGCCGGTACTCTTAATTTCGATACCAATGCCAATCACAGGGCGGCGGATGCGATCGCTGACCTGATTGAGTGGAAGATTATGCCCTCTGATACCATAACAAACGGCGGATGGGGACCTCAGACTGCCTTGTACAACAGCCGGAAAGCGGCCATGATTTTTTCTTTCCCCTGGAAAATCAGTGATTTCAATACAGAGATTGTTGAGGAATCCGTTCTGATTCCCGTACCGTCCATCCCCGGTGCCGAGAATTCCTCTGCCGGATTCACTGTAGGAGGGATCTCAATCAGCAATCTGATCAATAAGAAATCCTTCAATGATCCTGCAAAACAGGCAGCAGTTGTCACTCTGACAGATTACCTTCTCTCAGATAAGGTCTATACCGATGTGGCTCTCAACGGAAAAGGATTCCCCGCAAAGATACTGGAACTCCCTGAAGGGCAGGATACTCTTTTTGACATGGTGCAGAACTTTACTTCCGAACAGGATATCTATGGCATTCACGAATTCTTTTTTCCTACTCTGGTAACCTTCGATGGATATAAGAGTGCTTGTGATGAACTATATGCAGGTGCTGTTACTCCTGATGAGTTTGTAGAAAAAATTCAGAAAGGTCTGAATCGACTGCAGTAG
- a CDS encoding carbohydrate ABC transporter permease has product MKHHDTPFCLAFLAPAFLLYSVLMILPIFLSAGYGFFSWNAIGAKTFVGLQNYRELLSDPDYWITFKNTAVLIAASLIFQLPIAFLVSFILHGMGKKSEIYRTIYFFPVVISPIAIGTLFALLYNGELGPLNSLLELLMGPEGRRNWLSDSDLVLGSVIAPDVWRYIGYYIVIFYAGLQGIPSSLYESALIDGASKKTVFFRIIIPLLTHVIQICFILSVTGCLKSFALPLALTDGGPGVRSSYLSLYMFKTAFSHHRFGYGSAVTMTILIYALGLTAILKRAFPRETAEY; this is encoded by the coding sequence TTGAAACACCATGACACACCCTTCTGCCTGGCATTTCTGGCTCCGGCATTCCTTCTGTATTCGGTTTTGATGATCCTACCTATTTTTCTTTCCGCAGGATACGGATTCTTTTCCTGGAATGCCATTGGCGCTAAAACTTTTGTGGGACTTCAGAATTACAGGGAACTGTTAAGTGATCCCGATTACTGGATTACCTTCAAAAATACGGCTGTTCTGATCGCCGCTTCTTTAATTTTTCAGCTGCCCATTGCTTTTCTTGTCAGTTTCATTCTGCATGGTATGGGCAAAAAATCAGAAATTTACCGGACAATATATTTCTTTCCAGTGGTTATCAGTCCGATTGCCATCGGAACTCTATTCGCTCTGCTGTATAACGGTGAGCTTGGACCTTTGAATTCTCTTTTGGAATTACTGATGGGACCGGAGGGACGAAGGAACTGGCTTTCTGATTCTGATCTGGTTCTGGGATCGGTGATTGCTCCGGATGTATGGAGGTATATCGGCTACTATATCGTTATTTTCTATGCCGGCCTACAGGGAATACCTTCTTCCTTATACGAGAGTGCTCTTATTGACGGTGCGTCGAAGAAAACAGTTTTCTTCCGGATCATCATTCCTCTTCTGACACATGTAATACAGATCTGCTTCATCCTCAGTGTGACCGGATGTCTGAAGTCATTTGCCTTGCCTCTGGCATTAACAGACGGCGGCCCCGGTGTGCGGTCCAGTTATCTGTCTCTGTATATGTTTAAAACCGCATTCTCCCATCACCGCTTTGGTTACGGGAGTGCTGTTACCATGACAATTTTGATTTACGCCCTCGGTTTGACGGCGATTTTAAAAAGGGCGTTTCCCCGGGAAACCGCCGAATATTGA
- a CDS encoding carbohydrate ABC transporter permease → MQINGKTRLTHVFLTLLAITMIYPFFWVIISSLKTTDEIFTSAFSLPTSLRFNNYYNAWIKASIGTCFRNSVIVSVIALALTLLFASMAAYVLARKWKNRLLFTYFTLGIMVPLQAIVIPSFIIIRNLGLINTRAGLILIYAVSGISFGIFVLTGFFKTIPVEMEEAAVIDGCGSGTTFFRIILPMAKPALATVGILSFLQYWNEYLFASVLIAKAEYKTLTQGIMALRGPYTTDYGMLTAGLALAIVPLMVAYVILQKQVIEGMTAGAVKG, encoded by the coding sequence ATGCAAATCAATGGAAAAACACGGCTGACTCATGTCTTTCTCACCCTGCTGGCCATCACAATGATCTATCCCTTTTTCTGGGTGATTATAAGTTCTCTGAAAACGACGGATGAAATATTTACCTCCGCCTTCTCCTTACCGACGAGTCTTCGTTTTAATAACTATTATAATGCCTGGATAAAGGCCTCTATCGGAACCTGCTTCAGGAATAGTGTTATTGTCTCAGTTATTGCTCTGGCGCTGACTCTGCTGTTTGCTTCTATGGCCGCCTATGTTTTGGCTCGAAAATGGAAAAACAGGCTACTGTTTACATATTTCACTCTGGGAATAATGGTCCCCCTCCAGGCCATTGTTATTCCCTCTTTCATCATTATCCGTAATCTGGGACTGATCAACACGCGGGCAGGACTGATACTGATCTATGCTGTTAGCGGGATCTCCTTTGGAATCTTTGTCCTGACCGGGTTCTTTAAGACTATTCCGGTGGAGATGGAGGAGGCGGCTGTTATTGACGGCTGCGGATCGGGAACTACCTTTTTCAGAATCATACTGCCTATGGCTAAACCGGCACTTGCCACCGTGGGAATACTGTCGTTCCTCCAATACTGGAACGAGTACCTCTTCGCCTCGGTTTTGATCGCTAAGGCTGAATATAAGACCCTGACACAGGGAATCATGGCTCTCCGCGGCCCCTACACGACTGATTATGGAATGCTGACCGCCGGACTGGCTTTAGCCATAGTTCCTCTGATGGTTGCATATGTGATACTGCAGAAGCAGGTTATTGAAGGAATGACCGCTGGTGCGGTCAAAGGATAA
- a CDS encoding sensor histidine kinase translates to MIKSLSRLRRKLMNLTIGKEILAALLCTALLPTGILGIYGGWQLKKFLDKEIVSYNRELVRQAGQKLDYLAEDIATAQKQLIVHTISSPLFFQYNEIPLSERIREIKDTNSYLDTLRQVYPFIESIYLIDNHQRVYSSLLDFNREELLSSSWVEELFNQPYGYRIIPLHLAGYAAASEDDPVSTTISVVRKVTRMGNPEEGTLIQIDLEERLIAETLEEYPLGSNGYIMLLDGDGQVLGSSMGKGGIIPPARRGMQEFSFTLENFDWTLVARLWPKELFSGRGITLWIFMVLVFSVLVLSVFFSIVVSRRITGPLSRVIDAMEQMGSGDFSRRLPEVANNDLRSLVKGINRMSDHLQVLVANIARKEEEKNRAQMNALQAQINPHFLYNTLDVIRGISQAQGNQEVVDITASLAKVFRFSIGTKEVVTVARELENIEHYLKIQEFRFGDRFRVEYQIEEGISECWTVKLILQPLVENAFKYGLEECRRDGLLVIRGKRVEDLILLTVENNGPDIDPLRAEEINAKFRNGIAERNVEKVGGMGLYNVDARLKLHFGYSSGVLIKPRIGGGTEVTLTFPYRIEMEED, encoded by the coding sequence ATGATAAAGAGCCTCTCCCGGCTGCGCCGGAAACTTATGAACCTGACCATAGGCAAGGAAATACTTGCCGCATTGCTGTGTACTGCACTTTTGCCCACCGGAATCCTCGGTATTTACGGTGGCTGGCAGCTGAAGAAATTCCTAGATAAAGAGATTGTCAGCTATAACCGGGAACTGGTCCGGCAGGCCGGACAAAAACTTGATTACCTGGCGGAAGATATCGCCACGGCTCAGAAACAGTTGATTGTTCATACCATCTCATCCCCCCTGTTTTTCCAGTATAATGAAATCCCTCTGTCTGAACGGATTCGGGAGATAAAGGACACCAATTCTTATCTGGATACTCTCCGTCAGGTCTATCCATTTATTGAATCAATCTATCTGATTGATAATCATCAGCGGGTCTACTCCAGTCTGCTTGATTTTAACAGAGAAGAACTGCTTTCTTCCTCCTGGGTTGAAGAGCTTTTTAATCAGCCTTACGGGTATCGGATAATCCCCCTTCATCTTGCGGGATATGCTGCGGCTTCAGAAGATGACCCGGTATCTACGACCATCAGTGTTGTCCGCAAGGTCACTCGTATGGGAAACCCTGAGGAAGGGACTCTTATTCAGATTGATCTAGAGGAGCGTCTTATTGCCGAAACTCTGGAGGAATACCCTCTGGGAAGCAACGGCTATATCATGCTTCTGGATGGAGATGGTCAAGTCCTTGGTTCCTCTATGGGAAAAGGCGGCATAATCCCGCCGGCCCGCAGGGGGATGCAGGAGTTTTCCTTCACCCTTGAAAATTTTGACTGGACTCTGGTTGCACGTCTCTGGCCGAAGGAACTGTTTTCAGGAAGGGGCATTACACTCTGGATTTTTATGGTTTTGGTTTTTTCTGTCCTTGTTCTTTCTGTCTTCTTCTCTATTGTTGTCTCCCGGAGAATTACAGGACCTCTCAGTAGGGTTATTGATGCCATGGAGCAGATGGGAAGCGGAGATTTCAGCCGAAGACTGCCCGAGGTGGCCAACAATGATCTAAGGTCTCTGGTAAAAGGTATAAACCGGATGAGTGATCATCTACAGGTACTCGTTGCCAATATCGCCCGGAAGGAAGAAGAGAAGAATCGGGCGCAGATGAATGCTCTTCAGGCGCAGATTAACCCACACTTTCTGTACAATACACTGGATGTCATCCGTGGAATATCCCAGGCCCAGGGAAATCAGGAAGTTGTGGATATCACGGCATCTCTGGCAAAGGTCTTCCGCTTCAGCATCGGGACGAAAGAGGTTGTAACTGTCGCCCGGGAACTGGAAAATATTGAGCACTATCTTAAAATTCAGGAATTCCGCTTTGGAGATCGTTTCCGTGTGGAGTATCAAATTGAGGAAGGGATTTCAGAATGCTGGACAGTGAAACTTATTTTACAGCCCCTGGTTGAAAATGCTTTTAAATACGGACTGGAAGAATGTCGACGGGATGGTCTGCTGGTCATCAGAGGAAAAAGAGTAGAAGACCTTATTCTTCTGACAGTGGAAAACAATGGACCGGATATCGATCCATTACGTGCTGAGGAGATTAATGCAAAATTCAGGAATGGAATTGCTGAAAGGAATGTGGAAAAGGTCGGTGGAATGGGTCTGTATAATGTAGATGCCAGGCTGAAGCTTCATTTCGGATATTCGTCGGGGGTTTTGATCAAACCGCGTATTGGTGGAGGAACGGAAGTCACATTAACATTTCCCTATCGGATTGAAATGGAGGAGGACTGA
- a CDS encoding response regulator gives MTFTVVVVDDEYWIRSLVCSYLPTEDEGFVLLGEARDGIDGLELCQRVNPDILITDIKMPGFGGLELLEAVKKMSPDTQVIIISGYEEFEFARRAMKNGVLDYLIKPIEKSSVRKALFQAAGILKEIQTEKKQISEMQNKVQRLENIFSSSCELPTIQDKRIQRALNLIYKNYFRDISLDEAASEAAMNPNYFSECFKNKMGQGFCDFLTVYRLQRAAELLLNPELKIREIALQTGFRDPNYFSRIFKKATGHSPSECRNNNVDIESLMRGTVTELRTLTEDDKQCACRDTLVKAGEEMFEGLQQTPPKR, from the coding sequence GTGACATTTACAGTTGTAGTTGTAGATGATGAATATTGGATACGCAGCCTGGTCTGCTCATACCTCCCCACAGAAGATGAAGGATTCGTTCTTTTGGGAGAAGCAAGGGACGGCATTGATGGACTGGAGCTCTGTCAAAGAGTCAATCCGGACATACTGATTACAGATATCAAAATGCCCGGATTCGGGGGGCTTGAACTGCTGGAAGCTGTAAAAAAAATGAGTCCAGACACTCAGGTAATCATAATTAGTGGATATGAAGAATTTGAATTTGCCCGGAGAGCCATGAAAAACGGAGTATTGGATTACCTTATAAAACCCATCGAAAAATCATCTGTTCGTAAAGCTCTTTTTCAGGCTGCCGGAATTCTGAAAGAAATACAAACGGAAAAGAAGCAGATTAGCGAAATGCAGAATAAAGTACAGCGCTTGGAGAATATTTTTTCTTCTTCATGCGAACTCCCTACCATACAGGATAAGCGGATACAGCGAGCTCTCAATTTAATATATAAAAATTATTTCAGAGATATTTCACTGGATGAGGCAGCTTCAGAGGCGGCAATGAATCCAAATTACTTTTCAGAATGCTTCAAAAATAAAATGGGTCAGGGATTCTGTGATTTTTTGACCGTCTACCGGCTCCAAAGGGCAGCTGAACTTCTACTGAATCCTGAATTAAAAATCAGAGAGATTGCCCTGCAAACCGGTTTCCGGGATCCCAATTATTTTTCACGAATATTTAAGAAAGCTACGGGGCACAGTCCTAGTGAATGCCGCAATAATAATGTAGATATTGAGAGTCTGATGAGAGGTACAGTGACAGAACTAAGAACATTGACTGAAGATGATAAACAATGTGCTTGCAGGGATACGCTGGTTAAGGCAGGAGAAGAAATGTTTGAGGGGCTACAGCAAACCCCACCAAAGAGATGA